A portion of the Ricinus communis isolate WT05 ecotype wild-type chromosome 10, ASM1957865v1, whole genome shotgun sequence genome contains these proteins:
- the LOC8283939 gene encoding myosin-11 isoform X2 yields the protein MFRLHKTKPAAKSGERIDFKFSQFKVHQVPKGWDKLFVSVISVETGKTIAKTSKAAVKNGNCQWIDTVSESIWIASQDGQSSKELEDCPYKLLVAMGSARSGMLGEAILNMATYMNSSDSVPVSFPLKKCNHGTILQLKIQCVTPRTNIRDAESKGTNSSKEDIDADSKNSEIKSEESDNSIAKGSRSYSSRDLGSLTHQGDQGRQGGGEAVQDTSFPVSDSHHSYNSEEISLEREEHNLTAGQESTSSKDSVPPRSSNADNASQSSHSSFNSRITHSDNLSQDEPQEFAALSLKISDSSKSLLEAAEDTIEELRGEAKMWERNARKLMLDLELVRKEYSEQSKNQLNLAIELSAACAERDGLQKEVEQLKLLLEKTMKKPSGLEDLELQDTGVNRIIKELENEIKYQKESNANLTLQLNRSQESNAELVSVLQELEATVEKQKAEIKNDQAAEKNQDLVLQMQQLQESEKFLQAKVQELEKVLENKNQNLENASLSDQILVDIETEYESKLSAKEKETVSLKAKLSDTQKQRHCLAESKSADEAVGNLMEEIESLKAKLQELESDCQELTEENLELLVRLKEMKKNSAEEGVSLTATRFEVSDNDPEEKVREKVLKEIETDHNLSIQELENLKLHLEHKVNELSRELSEKGEVIERLDAGLLSKEEQIENLHRYQRELEEKFSSLQKEKSQLEENMEIVSGESDIAMKCMNALQKDLTVLSSSVNNHVSANKVLERKTSEIESSKRELEIHLSELEQENEELSACIAVMEAQIRNLTDDRESIELELENSKSNAVIIQDEIARLRNETETQKRDAKQKLEEMKNRWSEAEEELEHLRSANPKLQATAESLMEECSLLQKSNGELKMRKLELEGQCNHLETKLRESHRSFSDCSKRVSVLQESICSLLEQSASKERSLSSELDALLKENEKQNKKLSVVNEMYMEKMVLVENLQQEIGDLTKKLSATQNERERITSDAANEVSKLRENVAKVESELNTVNIEFKIKIQGLTNELASSKESQEMLKADNGKMLKLLENYRSREENFKTTLNGLELNLTVSEYERQQLMEECKNLKAQLQKIESLEDEVLALKNELKAIKSEKEKLGTSLRLKSEECEELKTEKILCIDKITELQKEVSELEDCKQDKFALQEKLQQLESDLIAKEALCEQDAELKNQLNRIKRTNKQLQQQHQQLEEEKQKCRTRAQSLEEELIMMKDKQRSLRESRSVNSISNQHQRELLEDEVSKSVEVNNGYKPQVKRLTSEGRKGWTGSPRKSKAEGEFVPKEKFERTKSSLEAELRDIRERYFHMSLKYAEVEEEREELVMKLKAANSGKGWF from the exons atgTTCAGGCTGCACAAGACTAAGCCTGCAGCAAAATCAGGAGAAAGAATTGATTTCAAGTTTTCTCAGTTTAAAGTACATCAG GTGCCAAAAGGATGGGACAAGTTGTTTGTCTCTGTAATCTCAGTAGAGACTGGGAAAACTATTGCAAAGACTAGTAAAGCAGCTGTTAAGAATGGGAATTGTCAATGGATAGATACTGTATCAGAATCTATATGGATTGCATCACAAGATGGCCAGTCTTCTAAGGAGCTTGAAGATTGCCCTTATAAGCTTCTTGTTGCCATG GGGTCAGCTAGATCTGGCATGCTTGGAGAGGCTATACTGAACATGGCAACATATATGAATTCAAGTGATTCTGTTCCTGTTTCATTTCCATTGAAAAAGTGCAATCATGGGACTATTTTACAA CTCAAGATTCAATGCGTGACACCAAGAACAAATATTAG GGATGCTGAATCAAAAGGAACAAATTCCAGCAAGGAAGATATCGATGCAGACTCTAAAAATTCAGAAATCAAGTCAGAGGAGTCTGATAATTCAATTGCAAAGGGTTCTAGATCTTACTCTAGTAGAGATTTGGGCTCCCTTACACATCAAGGAGATCAAGGAAGACAG GGAGGGGGAGAAGCAGTCCAGGACACTAGTTTTCCCGTTTCAGATTCACATCACAGCTATAATTCAGAAGAAATTTCCCTGGAAAGGGAAGAGCACAACCTGACTGCAGGACAAGAGTCAACTAGCTCCAAAGATAGTGTACCTCCGCGCAGTTCTAATGCTGACAATGCTTCTCAATCGTCTCATTCATCGTTTAATTCACGCATTACACATTCAGACAACCTTTCTCAGGATGAACCGCAAGAGTTTGCTGCACTATCTTTGAAAATTTCAGATTCTTCTAAGAGCTTACTTGAAGCTGCAGAAGATACTATCGAAGAGCTTCGAGGTGAAGCTAAGATGTGGGAGAGGAATGCCAGGAAGCTGATGCTTGATTTGGAATTGGTGAGAAAAGAGTACTCCGAACAGTCCaaaaaccaattaaatttggcTATTGAGCTGTCAGCAGCTTGTGCAGAACGTGATGGATTGCAAAAGGAAGTTGAACAGTTGAAGCTATTGTTGGAGAAGACAATGAAAAAACCTTCAGGCTTGGAGGATTTAGAACTTCAAGATACAGGAGTAAATCGAATCATAAAGGAATTGGAAAACGAGATCAAATATCAGAAAGAGTCAAACGCTAATCTCACTCTGCAGTTGAATAGGAGTCAGGAATCAAATGCTGAACTTGTTTCTGTACTTCAGGAATTGGAAGCAACTGTAGAAAAGCAGAAAGCTGAAATAAAGAATGATCAGGCTGCAGAGAAGAATCAGGACTTAGTGCTCCAGATGCAACAGCTGCAAGAATCTGAAAAGTTTTTGCAAGCTAAAGTGCAAGAACTGGAAAAGGTACTGGaaaacaaaaaccaaaacTTAGAGAACGCGAGTTTGAGTGACCAAATTCTTGTAGATATTGAGACAGAATATGAAAGCAAGTTATCTGCTAAAGAGAAGGAAACAGTTAGCTTGAAAGCAAAGTTATCTGACACTCAGAAACAAAGGCACTGTTTAGCAGAATCGAAGTCCGCAGATGAAGCTGTTGGAAATCTGATGGAAGAAATTGAATCATTGAAAGCTAAACTGCAAGAGCTAGAAAGTGATTGCCAGGAACTAACAGAAGAAAATCTTGAGCTCCTAGTCAGGCTTaaggaaatgaagaaaaattcTGCAGAAGAAGGTGTATCTTTGACAGCTACCAGGTTTGAAGTGAGTGATAATGACCCTGAAGAGAAGGTAAGGGAGAAAGTTCTCAAGGAGATTGAAACTGATCACAATCTTTCAATTCAAGAACTTGAGAATCTGAAACTCCATCTGGAACACAAAGTTAATGAACTGAGTAGGGAATTGAGTGAGAAAGGAGAGGTGATAGAAAGACTCGACGCTGGTTTGCTGTCAAAAGAAGAGCAGATTGAGAATCTTCACAGATATCAGAGAGAATTGGAAGAaaaattttcttctcttcaaaaagaaaaaagtcaGCTAGAGGAAAATATGGAAATTGTCAGTGGAGAAAGTGATATTGCTATGAAATGCATGAACGCCTTGCAAAAGGATTTAACGGTTCTTAGCAGCAGTGTGAATAATCATGTTTCTGCCAATAAGGTTCTTGAAAGGAAAACTTCAGAGATAGAAAGTAGTAAACGTGAATTGGAGATTCATTTATCAGAGCTAGAGCAGGAAAATGAAGAGTTGTCAGCTTGCATAGCTGTCATGGAAGCTCAAATAAGGAATTTAACGGATGATAGAGAATCAATAGAATTGGAGCTGGAGAATTCCAAATCCAATGCAGTGATAATTCAAGATGAGATCGCAAGATTGAGAAATGAGACAGAGACACAAAAGAGGGATGCGAAACAGAAACttgaagaaatgaaaaatcGATGGTCAGAAGCTGAAGAAGAGCTTGAACATCTGAGAAGTGCAAATCCCAAGTTACAAGCTACTGCTGAGAGTCTCATGGAAGAATGCAGTTTACTTCAGAAATCAAACGGAGAGTTGAAAATGCGAAAGCTGGAATTGGAAGGGCAATGCAACCACTTGGAGACGAAATTAAGGGAATCGCACAGAAGTTTTTCTGATTGCTCAAAAAGAGTTAGTGTTTTGCAAGAAAGTATTTGTTCATTGTTGGAACAAAGTGCTTCGAAAGAGAGGAGCCTAAGTTCAGAACTGGATGCACTTCTAAAGGAAAATGAGAAGCAGAATAAGAAACTTAGTGTAGTAAACGAGATGTATATGGAGAAGATGGTTCTAGTTGAGAATCTTCAGCAAGAGATTGGAGACCTCACCAAGAAACTCTCTGCAACTCAAAATGAAAGAGAGAGGATAACATCTGATGCTGCCAACGAAGTATCCAAATTACGAGAAAACGTTGCTAAGGTAGAATCAGAACTGAATACCGTAAATATAGAATTCAAGATCAAGATTCAAGGTCTGACGAATGAGCTTGCTTCCTCCAAAGAAAGTCAAGAAATGCTAAAAGCTGATAATGGAAAAATGTTGAAGTTGTTGGAGAATTACAGATCACGTGAAGAAAATTTTAAGACTACTCTCAATGGTCTTGAATTAAATCTTACAGTTTCTGAATATGAGCGGCAGCAACTCATGGAAGAATGTAAAAATTTGAAGGCTCAGTTGCAGAAAATTGAATCTCTTGAGGATGAAGTTTTGGCTTTGAAGAATGAACTGAAAGCAATCAAGTCCGAGAAAGAGAAACTTGGAACTTCATTGAGACTAAAATCTGAAGAATGCGAAGAGCTGAAAACGGAGAAAATTTTATGCATCGATAAGATCACTGAATTGCAGAAGGAAGTTTCTGAATTAGAAGACTGCAAACAGGATAAATTTGCCTTACAAGAAAAGCTTCAACAGTTGGAGAGTGACCTTATAGCAAAAGAGGCATTATGCGAACAAGATGCAGAGCTTAAAAATCAGCTCAACCGAATCAAGAGAACAAACAAACAACTTCAGCAGCAGCATCAGCAACTTGAGGAAGAGAAACAAAAGTGCAGAACAAGAGCTCAATCTCTTGAAGAAGAGTTGATAATGATGAAGGATAAACAACGCAGCCTGCGCGAGTCGAGAAGTGTGAATTCTATTAGTAATCAACATCAAAGAGAA TTGCTTGAGGATGAAGTATCCAAGTCTGTGGAAGTAAATAATGGATATAAACCTCAGGTTAAAAG GTTAACCTCCGAGGGTCGGAAGGGTTGGACAGGATctccaagaaaatcaaaagcagaAGGCGAATTCGTGCCAAAAGAAAAGTTTGAACGAACAAAATCATCATTAGAGGCAGAGTTAAGAGATATTCGAGAGCGCTACTTCCACAT
- the LOC8283939 gene encoding myosin-11 isoform X1, which translates to MFRLHKTKPAAKSGERIDFKFSQFKVHQVPKGWDKLFVSVISVETGKTIAKTSKAAVKNGNCQWIDTVSESIWIASQDGQSSKELEDCPYKLLVAMGSARSGMLGEAILNMATYMNSSDSVPVSFPLKKCNHGTILQLKIQCVTPRTNIRIIRDAESKGTNSSKEDIDADSKNSEIKSEESDNSIAKGSRSYSSRDLGSLTHQGDQGRQGGGEAVQDTSFPVSDSHHSYNSEEISLEREEHNLTAGQESTSSKDSVPPRSSNADNASQSSHSSFNSRITHSDNLSQDEPQEFAALSLKISDSSKSLLEAAEDTIEELRGEAKMWERNARKLMLDLELVRKEYSEQSKNQLNLAIELSAACAERDGLQKEVEQLKLLLEKTMKKPSGLEDLELQDTGVNRIIKELENEIKYQKESNANLTLQLNRSQESNAELVSVLQELEATVEKQKAEIKNDQAAEKNQDLVLQMQQLQESEKFLQAKVQELEKVLENKNQNLENASLSDQILVDIETEYESKLSAKEKETVSLKAKLSDTQKQRHCLAESKSADEAVGNLMEEIESLKAKLQELESDCQELTEENLELLVRLKEMKKNSAEEGVSLTATRFEVSDNDPEEKVREKVLKEIETDHNLSIQELENLKLHLEHKVNELSRELSEKGEVIERLDAGLLSKEEQIENLHRYQRELEEKFSSLQKEKSQLEENMEIVSGESDIAMKCMNALQKDLTVLSSSVNNHVSANKVLERKTSEIESSKRELEIHLSELEQENEELSACIAVMEAQIRNLTDDRESIELELENSKSNAVIIQDEIARLRNETETQKRDAKQKLEEMKNRWSEAEEELEHLRSANPKLQATAESLMEECSLLQKSNGELKMRKLELEGQCNHLETKLRESHRSFSDCSKRVSVLQESICSLLEQSASKERSLSSELDALLKENEKQNKKLSVVNEMYMEKMVLVENLQQEIGDLTKKLSATQNERERITSDAANEVSKLRENVAKVESELNTVNIEFKIKIQGLTNELASSKESQEMLKADNGKMLKLLENYRSREENFKTTLNGLELNLTVSEYERQQLMEECKNLKAQLQKIESLEDEVLALKNELKAIKSEKEKLGTSLRLKSEECEELKTEKILCIDKITELQKEVSELEDCKQDKFALQEKLQQLESDLIAKEALCEQDAELKNQLNRIKRTNKQLQQQHQQLEEEKQKCRTRAQSLEEELIMMKDKQRSLRESRSVNSISNQHQRELLEDEVSKSVEVNNGYKPQVKRLTSEGRKGWTGSPRKSKAEGEFVPKEKFERTKSSLEAELRDIRERYFHMSLKYAEVEEEREELVMKLKAANSGKGWF; encoded by the exons atgTTCAGGCTGCACAAGACTAAGCCTGCAGCAAAATCAGGAGAAAGAATTGATTTCAAGTTTTCTCAGTTTAAAGTACATCAG GTGCCAAAAGGATGGGACAAGTTGTTTGTCTCTGTAATCTCAGTAGAGACTGGGAAAACTATTGCAAAGACTAGTAAAGCAGCTGTTAAGAATGGGAATTGTCAATGGATAGATACTGTATCAGAATCTATATGGATTGCATCACAAGATGGCCAGTCTTCTAAGGAGCTTGAAGATTGCCCTTATAAGCTTCTTGTTGCCATG GGGTCAGCTAGATCTGGCATGCTTGGAGAGGCTATACTGAACATGGCAACATATATGAATTCAAGTGATTCTGTTCCTGTTTCATTTCCATTGAAAAAGTGCAATCATGGGACTATTTTACAA CTCAAGATTCAATGCGTGACACCAAGAACAAATATTAG AATAATCAGGGATGCTGAATCAAAAGGAACAAATTCCAGCAAGGAAGATATCGATGCAGACTCTAAAAATTCAGAAATCAAGTCAGAGGAGTCTGATAATTCAATTGCAAAGGGTTCTAGATCTTACTCTAGTAGAGATTTGGGCTCCCTTACACATCAAGGAGATCAAGGAAGACAG GGAGGGGGAGAAGCAGTCCAGGACACTAGTTTTCCCGTTTCAGATTCACATCACAGCTATAATTCAGAAGAAATTTCCCTGGAAAGGGAAGAGCACAACCTGACTGCAGGACAAGAGTCAACTAGCTCCAAAGATAGTGTACCTCCGCGCAGTTCTAATGCTGACAATGCTTCTCAATCGTCTCATTCATCGTTTAATTCACGCATTACACATTCAGACAACCTTTCTCAGGATGAACCGCAAGAGTTTGCTGCACTATCTTTGAAAATTTCAGATTCTTCTAAGAGCTTACTTGAAGCTGCAGAAGATACTATCGAAGAGCTTCGAGGTGAAGCTAAGATGTGGGAGAGGAATGCCAGGAAGCTGATGCTTGATTTGGAATTGGTGAGAAAAGAGTACTCCGAACAGTCCaaaaaccaattaaatttggcTATTGAGCTGTCAGCAGCTTGTGCAGAACGTGATGGATTGCAAAAGGAAGTTGAACAGTTGAAGCTATTGTTGGAGAAGACAATGAAAAAACCTTCAGGCTTGGAGGATTTAGAACTTCAAGATACAGGAGTAAATCGAATCATAAAGGAATTGGAAAACGAGATCAAATATCAGAAAGAGTCAAACGCTAATCTCACTCTGCAGTTGAATAGGAGTCAGGAATCAAATGCTGAACTTGTTTCTGTACTTCAGGAATTGGAAGCAACTGTAGAAAAGCAGAAAGCTGAAATAAAGAATGATCAGGCTGCAGAGAAGAATCAGGACTTAGTGCTCCAGATGCAACAGCTGCAAGAATCTGAAAAGTTTTTGCAAGCTAAAGTGCAAGAACTGGAAAAGGTACTGGaaaacaaaaaccaaaacTTAGAGAACGCGAGTTTGAGTGACCAAATTCTTGTAGATATTGAGACAGAATATGAAAGCAAGTTATCTGCTAAAGAGAAGGAAACAGTTAGCTTGAAAGCAAAGTTATCTGACACTCAGAAACAAAGGCACTGTTTAGCAGAATCGAAGTCCGCAGATGAAGCTGTTGGAAATCTGATGGAAGAAATTGAATCATTGAAAGCTAAACTGCAAGAGCTAGAAAGTGATTGCCAGGAACTAACAGAAGAAAATCTTGAGCTCCTAGTCAGGCTTaaggaaatgaagaaaaattcTGCAGAAGAAGGTGTATCTTTGACAGCTACCAGGTTTGAAGTGAGTGATAATGACCCTGAAGAGAAGGTAAGGGAGAAAGTTCTCAAGGAGATTGAAACTGATCACAATCTTTCAATTCAAGAACTTGAGAATCTGAAACTCCATCTGGAACACAAAGTTAATGAACTGAGTAGGGAATTGAGTGAGAAAGGAGAGGTGATAGAAAGACTCGACGCTGGTTTGCTGTCAAAAGAAGAGCAGATTGAGAATCTTCACAGATATCAGAGAGAATTGGAAGAaaaattttcttctcttcaaaaagaaaaaagtcaGCTAGAGGAAAATATGGAAATTGTCAGTGGAGAAAGTGATATTGCTATGAAATGCATGAACGCCTTGCAAAAGGATTTAACGGTTCTTAGCAGCAGTGTGAATAATCATGTTTCTGCCAATAAGGTTCTTGAAAGGAAAACTTCAGAGATAGAAAGTAGTAAACGTGAATTGGAGATTCATTTATCAGAGCTAGAGCAGGAAAATGAAGAGTTGTCAGCTTGCATAGCTGTCATGGAAGCTCAAATAAGGAATTTAACGGATGATAGAGAATCAATAGAATTGGAGCTGGAGAATTCCAAATCCAATGCAGTGATAATTCAAGATGAGATCGCAAGATTGAGAAATGAGACAGAGACACAAAAGAGGGATGCGAAACAGAAACttgaagaaatgaaaaatcGATGGTCAGAAGCTGAAGAAGAGCTTGAACATCTGAGAAGTGCAAATCCCAAGTTACAAGCTACTGCTGAGAGTCTCATGGAAGAATGCAGTTTACTTCAGAAATCAAACGGAGAGTTGAAAATGCGAAAGCTGGAATTGGAAGGGCAATGCAACCACTTGGAGACGAAATTAAGGGAATCGCACAGAAGTTTTTCTGATTGCTCAAAAAGAGTTAGTGTTTTGCAAGAAAGTATTTGTTCATTGTTGGAACAAAGTGCTTCGAAAGAGAGGAGCCTAAGTTCAGAACTGGATGCACTTCTAAAGGAAAATGAGAAGCAGAATAAGAAACTTAGTGTAGTAAACGAGATGTATATGGAGAAGATGGTTCTAGTTGAGAATCTTCAGCAAGAGATTGGAGACCTCACCAAGAAACTCTCTGCAACTCAAAATGAAAGAGAGAGGATAACATCTGATGCTGCCAACGAAGTATCCAAATTACGAGAAAACGTTGCTAAGGTAGAATCAGAACTGAATACCGTAAATATAGAATTCAAGATCAAGATTCAAGGTCTGACGAATGAGCTTGCTTCCTCCAAAGAAAGTCAAGAAATGCTAAAAGCTGATAATGGAAAAATGTTGAAGTTGTTGGAGAATTACAGATCACGTGAAGAAAATTTTAAGACTACTCTCAATGGTCTTGAATTAAATCTTACAGTTTCTGAATATGAGCGGCAGCAACTCATGGAAGAATGTAAAAATTTGAAGGCTCAGTTGCAGAAAATTGAATCTCTTGAGGATGAAGTTTTGGCTTTGAAGAATGAACTGAAAGCAATCAAGTCCGAGAAAGAGAAACTTGGAACTTCATTGAGACTAAAATCTGAAGAATGCGAAGAGCTGAAAACGGAGAAAATTTTATGCATCGATAAGATCACTGAATTGCAGAAGGAAGTTTCTGAATTAGAAGACTGCAAACAGGATAAATTTGCCTTACAAGAAAAGCTTCAACAGTTGGAGAGTGACCTTATAGCAAAAGAGGCATTATGCGAACAAGATGCAGAGCTTAAAAATCAGCTCAACCGAATCAAGAGAACAAACAAACAACTTCAGCAGCAGCATCAGCAACTTGAGGAAGAGAAACAAAAGTGCAGAACAAGAGCTCAATCTCTTGAAGAAGAGTTGATAATGATGAAGGATAAACAACGCAGCCTGCGCGAGTCGAGAAGTGTGAATTCTATTAGTAATCAACATCAAAGAGAA TTGCTTGAGGATGAAGTATCCAAGTCTGTGGAAGTAAATAATGGATATAAACCTCAGGTTAAAAG GTTAACCTCCGAGGGTCGGAAGGGTTGGACAGGATctccaagaaaatcaaaagcagaAGGCGAATTCGTGCCAAAAGAAAAGTTTGAACGAACAAAATCATCATTAGAGGCAGAGTTAAGAGATATTCGAGAGCGCTACTTCCACAT